The following is a genomic window from Procambarus clarkii isolate CNS0578487 chromosome 52, FALCON_Pclarkii_2.0, whole genome shotgun sequence.
TTTTCTGCACAGTACTTAAATTTTCTTAGTATTTATTATATTGGCATTACAATGTGTCAAATAGTAGACCTAAGTCTTAGAATGCAGCTGTGATATCCAGAGACTTTGAACTCGGTCCAttttaaagtacagtacagtataatgcTTATTTTTCTAAACTTTTATATTGTTCTATTTTCCAATACTTATGCTGCTGCTCAACTTGAGAATAGAATTAAAGTATTATACAATGCACTAGAATGTAAAATTTTAACATTAAAATTTTTAAATAGTTTAAAGTTTTCAGATTCCTCAATATGATTATAACTATAGCTTTCATGTCTTATGTTTTTCAAAGTACATGTACTGTATTTATGAAAAATACATAAGGTAAGGGGGGGATGTTTTCGAGGTGCAGGAAAGGCTGCTACATTTTAAAATGAGCACAGAACGGAGAAAACACAaggagccaccacacacacttacTATAGCCAAACTAGCAACAAAGCTGGCAAAACAACAGTGCATTTTTGCAAGTTTAATCCCCATGGGAAGGGGACCTTTTGCTGGCCAATTTTTTTAATAGCAATGTttaagagaagaggggggggggggcaggtgaatatgttcacctaaaaaaaaaaagtacccctggcattccttctcacagacatacaacccccccccccttccacaaaTGGACATACGAACCCACACTaatgtatttgtgaattttatgtaaatatgtacaccaattcttTCACtcttgagtgctttgtcaagatcTGAATATGTGGTTAGGATAAGACTTTCATCTCAACGACTGATGCAGCTGCTACCCTGGACCCAATCCTCTTGACCATGTCACCTCTATTCCCAACTGCCAATGCACCTGTGATATTGTCACCTATGGAATTATGATAACTGGAGTTGTTATTAATAGGTGTGTTCATCTGGATGTTATCCCTCATAACTCTCTCCATACCCAAAGGAGAGCAGTTATTGGCACTACTTACATTCATTCAGATCTAATTTTTATTAACTTTTGAATCATTTTTCTTGTAAAGTTATCCTCCAAAGTAAAGCTTTTGTTACCAGCAAAAGTTTTCAAAGTATTTATTAGAACCCCTTCTAGttttaatattttcatttttatagaTTTCACACTTAAAATCAATATTGTGATCCTTTTCTCAACTATGGTTTGCTACAGCACTAttacttcccagtttggtgccttcttttgataattgcttgCTTGCTTACAGCACTATTACCAGCCATGATTCTATATGCTTTTTTGTGCTTCAATTTTTATATTAAGATTTTGCACTGTTTTCCCCACAAAGAGGGGGTAACAGCTTCATTGTTTCCTCCTTCATTGCAATGTGGGGGAAATAGTGCAAAAACTTTAGATCAAAATTGAAGAACAAAAAAGCAGCATATAGAATCATGGCTGGTAATAGTGCTGTAAGCAAGcaagcaattatcaaaagaaggcaccaaactgggaagtaaTAGTGCTGTAGCAAACCATAGTTGGGAAAAGGATCACAATATTGATTTTAAGTGTGAAAtctataaaaatgaaaatattagaACTAGAAGGGGTTCTAATAAATACTTTGAAAACTTTTGCTGGTAACAAAAGCTTTACTTTGGAGGATAACTTTACAAGAAAAATGATTCAAAAGTTAATAAAAATTAGATCTGAATGAATGTAAGTAGTGCCAATAACTGCTCTCCTTTGGGTATAGAAAGAGTTAAAGGGGATAACATCCAGAGGAACACCTCTTATGTGGAATTATGGCATCACCGCAGGTGCATTGACAGTCTGGAATAGAGGTGACCTGGTCAAAAATGATAAGATTGGATCCAGGGTGGCAGCCGCATTAGTCGTTGAGATGCAAGTCTTAACCACATACCAGATCTTGACAAAGCACTTATGTGAGTGTAAAGTAATTGATGTAAATCTTTAGGTAAAGATTACAAATACATAAGTGTGGGCTTTAGGAATAGGCATGATATTGTTAGATTGGGTGGTAGAACACTAATGCTGTACTCACATTTACATTCAGCCAAATGTGAAACTTTTACTGGAACTTCATTGACATTACTGAGAAGCAAGATTTGTTGGCCTGTTTCTGAATTTCCAATACCATGCATACCTTCCATCCCAGGATCTAGTAATGTTAGTCAGACTGGACTAGATgagcatgtatataaaaatcaACAACTGCATGTTCATGATAATTGATAATATAATATTTGGAGCACATAAGTAAAACACACTAAACATTGGAGTGTGGAGGCAAAAAGAAGTGAGGATGTATGGTGGCAATCAGAAGAGTTCATAATGAGCAGAGCTAGTTACATTGGGTGATACCATAGCTGACAATACCACAGATGAGGCCATGGGTATAAAAGGGGAGGTGATCAGGAGGCAGGTCCAAGACTGGGTCCAACACAGAAGCCATCAGACAGCTTTGGTCCTGCTTCTACTCCAGAAGAAATTTACCAGCAGTACTAGGCTcttaaagtaattatcaaaagaagggagCAAGCCAGTTGGACTCAACCCCAGCAATGCGACAAATGGTAGCCGTCATAGGACGCTGCAACATAATGGTGTGCAGTGTAGTATTTGCATATATTTCGCTATAATgcattttgtaaattaatttaattatgaaGTTACAGATACAGTATTCTGAAAATTATTTGTATAAACCCGTTTAACTCTTCGAGATGTGCTCAGAATTCTTAATTTGCATGCAAGGGAATACAAAAAATTGCCAAGAAAGTTAATATTAAACCAATAAAACAAGAGAAGCAGTTAATTTGTTTTATATACTGCAACTGATAATCCTTAACAGATAGTTATTTCTTGATGACTCGGGCTCCAAATATTGTGCTGCCAACTCTTACATTAGTACTTCCAACAAGAATctgaagaaaaaaaatgagatagtTACTTTGAGCAAACAAGAGTACTGGTAATATATACTTTTTTCCAAAGCACATATGCAAAATTGATGTGCCATACTTTGATACTATATATGACACATTTTAGAGATTGTTATACAAAGTTTACGTACTGCGTGCTCAAAGTCACTCGACATTCCCATTGATAGTTCAACATCTTTAGGATCTAGACATAGGCTTTCACAAactgaggctctacacatcagcaACCTCTGAAACAAAAAACAACTAGATATTATTTGATCATGTTCTCTATGCTGACACATTTTTCACTACACACATTACAGTATTTCATAGGCTTAAAAACACTATTACTTTAAAGCTTTGGATTGTAATCTCCTCCTGTAGGCTACAACAGGAAATTACCCAATTATAGCCAGCCCTCATTTTCTTAGCGAGGATACACTCCAGTACAACAGTGTTCAAATCGACACCTTGCATAATACATGGGGAAAAATTAGGGATGGGATCAACAGACCATGTACCTCCTTGCCTCCAGGAAGGCAGGGAGGTTTTGCATAGGTTTTTATGTACATAAAAACCTATGCCACTTGGAAACTGCAAAAATGCAGAATCACAAGGTTCATAtgattgatgaccagaccacacactacaaggtgaagggacgacgacgtttcggtccgtcctggatcattctcaagtcgattgtgatgaggaagtagagacaggcaataaataggcaagagagagctgaggagcaaagtaaggtgtagtagaggggatagtagtaataataagaactgcagagggcctattggcccatacgaggtagctcctataggaataagaagaggatagcaagggagcgtagaagacaatgaacagaaaaagggagaagagagaaagaaaaggaaagagaaagaaagataaatggaaggggtaagcttatgttaggtcacgtttgttagaaagattagagcatttgagtatatgctgtgaaagggaagagtccacagaaacaaagccaggactcaagttcatgttgggtacactgtgtattagagccgattcaacaagacggcgtctgtgtagagagtagaggcaggaaagattattttggaggaagaccaatcaatgggatgattagaatccctcgcatggcagaagagagcattgttagtgtttgcaaacttaacacttctcttgtgttctttaagtctgtcattcagtgtacggccagtttcgccaaagtattggagaggacaagacgaacaggaaatagagtagacaccagcagcattatgaTTGAGAACTAGCATATGATTCATATGATTGAGAACTAGCATTAATTGGGTGGACCATGCAGTGGAGAAATGCATAGCATTCCCAACATAACATCCTATAACATTACCTTTCTTGTTGTGGGGACGTTGATTCCTGGACCCAACAAGAGGTAGGTAGCTAGAAACTCATAATAATGTTCTCTCTTTGTAAGATGTCTAATGTTTCCAATGCCCACCATAGAAATACCTTAAAGagtgagtctttaaaagctttaaaaAGCTCTTAAATAAACAAGATATACTATACCTTTCAGCCCATTAAATTCTATGAAATTTTGTCCACAATAAATGCCTATATAGTGTTTATCTTCTCACTCGTCAGGTTCAGTCAACTTAAGTAATGGATAAGGAAAACCAGATAACGAATACTTAAACTGACTAAAAGCAgaacaaatatatacagtatctgCTTATGCACCAACCTCTGTGCCTGAATATACACACTGCTGGAAGCTCCTACCTCAAAGTCTGGGTTGGGACCTTTAGAGATGTCATGGTCAAAAGCACCAATGGTCATTATGCCAACTAAATCCAGATGACTGCAGTTCTGCAAGATATGGCTCACCAGTTCATTTACATTATCTGGATGAACTCCACTTTTATCTGTAACATGAACAAATGAGCAAGTCAAAATAAAAATTAATGAATTCATATTTGCAAAAATAACAATTCATACTCGTGTCATTTGTATAAAATAGGCAGTTTTCTATTCAAAActaagaggttagaggcattgtgTTCCCACTATAAACACATTATAGACAAATATACAACCAGTATTGAcaagaaaatttaaaaaaaatctattTATACAGTATCTGAAAGTACCGCATGCAATGTGTATATTAGTACAATGCACAGAATAAGTGCTCAACAGGTATATCACCATTGGAATGCATAGAGTTTCACGTTGCCCGAGACTCACTTTCCTCATCACTGGTGTTAACTTGAACAAACACTTTTAACTTCTTGTCTTGTAGGTTCTTCTGGACAGCACTATTAACAGCTGTGGCCAACTTCATGCTGTCAATGGTTTCAATGCAGTACAGATTTGGTACATCAATAATCTGTTAATGAGGCATACAATGTTTACAATTGTTATATTAATACACTTATGACTACAGTATATGTAAACAATAAAAGTAATTTACAAGGATAAATGTAATTACTGTCAccaaattattaaaaataaaatgttttacAACTCTCTTTACAAGTTATCAAGTTAATATTCACATTAAGATACTCATTTTAAATTTATTATACAATACCTGTACTACATAGTAACTAATGACGAGTGACCTGTAGTGCAGCAATACTTGGTGCAGGCATTTCCCAGCCAATTAGTTGCTGGTTAAATTTTAGGGTAGAGCAAAATGTTTCGGTacatttgttcacctagcagtcaaaAGGTaatgtatctgggagttagttgaTGATAGCAGAATGCATCTGGTTGCGAGGAAGGGCATTCTACTGACCCAGAAAACAGCTTTTAACTCCAAAACAGGGGAGATGGGAGGCAACAACATCGAAGCCAAGAGCCAAAGCTTGCAGAGAAACAGGTCAACAGGGGCCACGAAGCACCTGTCAATCAGGTCCCATTTAAAGGAGGCAAGCTCAAAGACAGCAGAAGAGGAtaccccctcaccacccccaagCCTCGGCTGAAACCCAAACCATGTATTAAGTAACCAACATACAGTAGTGGCAAACAATTTCATATTAAAAGTacaatactgtgtgtgtgtatgtatatacatgtatatgtataaaaTCGCAGTCATTATTGGACCCAGAACGGCAAACTTTTAACAATTTTGTTCCCACCAAGTCAGGCAAGGTGCAAAGGAGAGGCAAGGTGAGGTGGAGGACAACTCACTCTGCTGCCTCAAGTCACAAGTATGATGGCAGAGGTGTGATGGGTGGCTGTGCCTTACCACCACTTATCAATCCAAATTTTGTTTCAATGCATATAACCATATATTCGCTTTCTATCATTACCTTTAGTACTTGATAAAAAGGGTAAATATAAATAATGGAATCTTTACATGGTAAATAATGCAATCTTTAATAAAAAAGACTGTACACCCCCTGacggtgcctgacagctgagtggatagcacttcggattcgtagtcctgaggttccgagttcgatccccggtggaggcggagacaaatgggcaaaatgtttctttcaccctgatgccccctgttacctagcagtaaataggtacatgggagttagacag
Proteins encoded in this region:
- the LOC123763582 gene encoding pyridoxal phosphate homeostasis protein isoform X1, with protein sequence MSFNMCSVLFNTSAGCKQMLRMMAECGEVGRALKCVLERVSAAAKARSPDVAALCPQPRLVAVSKTKPKEMVIEAYSAGQRHFGENYVQELIDKGHDDQILMECPDIKWHMIGHLQSNKIKKIIDVPNLYCIETIDSMKLATAVNSAVQKNLQDKKLKVFVQVNTSDEENKSGVHPDNVNELVSHILQNCSHLDLVGIMTIGAFDHDISKGPNPDFERLLMCRASVCESLCLDPKDVELSMGMSSDFEHAILVGSTNVRVGSTIFGARVIKK
- the LOC123763582 gene encoding pyridoxal phosphate homeostasis protein isoform X2, which encodes MLRMMAECGEVGRALKCVLERVSAAAKARSPDVAALCPQPRLVAVSKTKPKEMVIEAYSAGQRHFGENYVQELIDKGHDDQILMECPDIKWHMIGHLQSNKIKKIIDVPNLYCIETIDSMKLATAVNSAVQKNLQDKKLKVFVQVNTSDEENKSGVHPDNVNELVSHILQNCSHLDLVGIMTIGAFDHDISKGPNPDFERLLMCRASVCESLCLDPKDVELSMGMSSDFEHAILVGSTNVRVGSTIFGARVIKK